One window from the genome of Methanobacteriaceae archaeon encodes:
- a CDS encoding metalloregulator ArsR/SmtB family transcription factor, giving the protein MNEGSCEIQEANESMVNEVKSQMINDDMIGTITNLFKAVGDPTRLKILYALSKKPLCVCELAALLEMEHSAISHQLRVLRDKNLVKFKKEGKMARYYLKDDHIVILIKMAVEHAEEK; this is encoded by the coding sequence ATGAATGAAGGGTCGTGTGAAATTCAGGAAGCCAATGAATCCATGGTTAATGAAGTTAAATCACAGATGATTAATGATGATATGATTGGCACTATAACTAATCTTTTTAAGGCTGTGGGAGATCCTACGCGTCTAAAGATATTATATGCTCTTTCTAAGAAACCTCTTTGTGTTTGTGAACTGGCAGCACTATTGGAAATGGAACACTCTGCAATATCACATCAACTCAGAGTTTTAAGAGATAAAAATTTGGTTAAATTCAAAAAAGAAGGTAAAATGGCCAGATATTATCTTAAAGATGACCATATTGTCATATTGATTAAAATGGCTGTAGAACATGCTGAAGAAAAATAA
- a CDS encoding PRC-barrel domain-containing protein, which translates to MKASEFIGKTVIDKKGQEIGKIADIILKPSDCLIDKILVSDGAVLNKKYFTITESEIEAIGDYVILKISVTDVEERISQEEADSLKKIELNFKKIVGKTVITSNGVKLGTVEDIMIQPHECLMESIIVKAKSDLGKKSFMLENDEIKDIKDYLITNMDFDSIEDRIV; encoded by the coding sequence ATGAAAGCAAGTGAATTTATTGGGAAAACTGTAATTGATAAGAAGGGTCAGGAAATTGGAAAAATCGCGGACATAATTTTAAAACCTTCTGATTGTTTAATTGATAAAATATTGGTTTCTGATGGAGCTGTTTTAAATAAAAAATATTTCACAATCACTGAAAGTGAAATTGAAGCTATTGGTGATTATGTAATATTAAAAATATCAGTAACTGATGTTGAAGAGAGAATTAGTCAGGAAGAAGCAGATTCTCTTAAAAAAATTGAATTAAACTTCAAAAAAATTGTTGGTAAAACTGTTATCACTAGCAATGGTGTAAAACTGGGAACTGTAGAGGATATAATGATCCAACCACATGAATGTTTAATGGAAAGTATAATTGTAAAAGCCAAATCAGATCTAGGAAAAAAGAGTTTTATGCTAGAAAATGATGAAATTAAAGATATAAAAGATTATTTAATAACTAATATGGACTTTGATAGTATTGAAGATAGAATTGTTTAA
- a CDS encoding cyclase family protein, whose amino-acid sequence MKYIYLSYSLDEDSPVYKGLKKPSINHKSTISEDGYNTYLLCVENHSGTHVDAPGHFLEDGKSISDYDLENLVFNKVLILEIPQTTCNEIGLPDFLNILENHETLNSKDETKDNWKSVDFILIITGFFKYRQKNLEKYLTENPGINPEVINFLREHFPSIRGIGIDSVSISCFSNPDNATEAHKTAFIKKNNYGEPLLLVEDMDLSSLSAKNNIKQLFLIPWQIKGIDSAPCTVMVQLN is encoded by the coding sequence ATGAAATATATTTATCTTTCATATAGTTTAGATGAAGATTCACCGGTTTACAAGGGTCTAAAAAAACCATCAATAAATCATAAAAGCACTATTTCTGAAGATGGTTACAATACCTATTTACTTTGTGTTGAAAATCATTCAGGAACTCATGTAGATGCTCCAGGTCATTTTTTAGAAGATGGAAAATCTATTTCAGATTATGATTTGGAAAATCTAGTTTTTAATAAGGTGCTAATTTTAGAAATTCCTCAAACCACATGTAATGAAATAGGACTTCCAGATTTCCTAAATATCCTTGAAAACCATGAAACTTTGAATTCTAAAGATGAAACTAAAGATAACTGGAAATCTGTTGATTTCATTTTAATAATAACTGGTTTTTTTAAATATCGGCAAAAAAATTTAGAGAAATATTTGACAGAAAATCCCGGCATAAATCCGGAGGTAATAAACTTTTTAAGAGAGCATTTTCCATCAATCAGAGGGATTGGAATAGATTCTGTTTCTATATCTTGTTTTAGTAATCCAGATAATGCAACTGAGGCACACAAAACAGCATTTATTAAAAAAAACAATTATGGAGAACCTCTTTTACTGGTTGAAGATATGGATTTAAGTTCTTTATCTGCAAAAAATAATATAAAACAGTTATTTCTGATTCCGTGGCAAATTAAGGGTATTGACAGTGCACCCTGCACAGTAATGGTTCAATTAAATTAA
- the tsaA gene encoding tRNA (N6-threonylcarbamoyladenosine(37)-N6)-methyltransferase TrmO — MLLKPVGIIHSPFKERKDSPHQGRYGDQNSEIHIFDEYVDALEGIEKYKNLIILYWFDKAERDLLKVIPFGKSKKRGVFSTRAPSRPNPISFSLVDLLKLKQNKLTVKGLEALDGSLVVDIKPYWKDIDCVE, encoded by the coding sequence ATGTTATTAAAACCAGTGGGTATAATTCATTCTCCTTTTAAAGAAAGAAAGGATTCACCACACCAAGGGAGATATGGGGATCAGAACAGTGAGATACATATTTTTGATGAATATGTGGATGCCTTGGAAGGAATTGAGAAATATAAAAATCTTATCATACTTTACTGGTTTGATAAAGCTGAAAGAGACTTGCTTAAAGTAATTCCTTTTGGGAAATCCAAAAAAAGAGGAGTTTTCTCTACTAGAGCTCCTAGCAGGCCTAATCCTATTTCTTTTTCATTAGTTGATCTATTAAAATTAAAACAAAATAAGCTGACTGTTAAAGGATTAGAAGCCCTTGATGGATCTCTGGTTGTGGATATTAAACCATACTGGAAAGACATTGATTGTGTGGAGTAA